From a single Candidatus Izimaplasma bacterium HR1 genomic region:
- a CDS encoding hypothetical protein (RibD C-terminal domain), with the protein MKSYGKIYVWGGNMSRKLILCLAMSLDGFIVDKDGGYDWIKGDGDKTLDTEKKFDFIQFLNDIDIVLMGSKSFFELPDLEFYKNQRIIVASRKEHKDYDNVRFVKGNLIEIIKTLKAETGKGIWLFGGSNVVNQVTTTDLVDEYILAYIPTIVGDGTRLFDKGNMFINLHLDEYVIDNGQMIATYSKRKLEG; encoded by the coding sequence ATGAAAAGCTATGGTAAGATATATGTATGGGGTGGTAACATGTCTAGAAAACTAATTTTATGTTTGGCGATGAGTCTTGATGGATTTATTGTTGATAAAGATGGTGGTTACGATTGGATAAAAGGGGATGGAGATAAAACATTAGATACTGAAAAGAAATTTGATTTCATTCAGTTTCTAAATGATATCGATATTGTACTAATGGGAAGTAAATCATTTTTTGAATTACCAGATTTAGAATTTTATAAGAACCAAAGAATAATTGTTGCTTCAAGAAAAGAACATAAGGATTATGACAATGTTAGATTTGTAAAAGGGAACCTTATAGAGATTATAAAAACCCTAAAAGCAGAAACCGGAAAAGGAATCTGGTTATTTGGAGGAAGTAATGTTGTTAACCAAGTAACGACAACTGATTTAGTGGATGAATATATCCTAGCCTATATTCCAACAATTGTTGGGGACGGAACAAGGTTGTTTGATAAAGGAAATATGTTTATCAATTTACACTTAGATGAGTATGTGATTGATAACGGACAGATGATAGCTACTTACTCGAAAAGAAAGTTAGAGGGATAA
- the rpfG_6 gene encoding Cyclic di-GMP phosphodiesterase response regulator RpfG encodes MSMEVIVGLLTNIVLLMSLSVVYSLFTNETKLSRFSSKLVMGISVSIVGFIIMSTAVEAEPGVFFDGRSVLMLLSGIFFGIVPVIVGGLSLSFFRITMGGSGVIPGILWVIIPGIIGVVWRYIRIKKESTDLSKINLLEQYLLLFITQVLMVGLLFFFPARVSLEAIAAVALPLALFYPIGGLAVSAFMLKQRINYFSAIEIKDREQEYKDLFNKSASYSFIIDPESGKFFNVNQAAIDKYGYSYEEFTNLSIYDVNLLGREDLDKLRDKKDKENSGYFRVKHILKNKEIMDVEVRSVYLTLEGQVYTYATVTDITDRIQHEAKYQDVNVKLETTLHSVSEGIISTNEYGEIEIINDIAKDYLSVSSKVIGKSITDVVKIYSKDHNLDFGQIFNSTIRNNESFKSDKPYLLINNNNDLNLYVDFSLSPITFDEVIRGSILVFRDVTNQFEQNEQIQFISQHDYLTGLFNRYFLEVEMKRLDTKRQLPISIIHGDVNGLKLTNDAFGHIEGDKLLVEISDILKKATRSEDIIARWGGDEFIILLPQTTEANAKKVLARIRDLQIKSMYEIMKPSISLGLATKTDETQDLSNVLIEAETEMYNNKQTDGKHMRHEFLSNLEKRLYNIHPELGKHAFQVSSTAKEFGEYLKLDEDDLSLLIIFAAYHDIGWINIGEELLLKTDNITEDEREIINSHCEVGFRIMKSIPELSGIAELIIAHHERWDGTGYPFGLKGKTIPYLSRILSIIDAYDMMINNSIYSPFRTIPEALKELDTHKGTQFDPGLVKEFIKLHTNKKK; translated from the coding sequence ATGTCAATGGAGGTTATTGTTGGTTTATTAACTAATATTGTTTTGCTTATGAGTTTATCTGTAGTTTATTCATTATTTACTAACGAAACTAAATTATCACGCTTTAGTAGTAAATTGGTTATGGGAATTAGTGTCAGTATTGTTGGATTTATCATTATGTCTACAGCAGTTGAAGCTGAACCTGGTGTTTTCTTTGATGGTCGTAGTGTCCTAATGTTATTAAGTGGGATTTTCTTTGGTATAGTCCCAGTTATTGTTGGAGGATTATCTTTATCATTTTTCCGAATTACAATGGGTGGTAGTGGAGTTATTCCTGGAATTTTATGGGTTATTATTCCTGGTATCATTGGTGTAGTTTGGCGTTATATAAGAATAAAGAAAGAATCAACAGATTTATCAAAGATTAATCTGTTGGAGCAATATCTATTATTATTTATAACACAAGTACTGATGGTTGGTTTGTTGTTCTTCTTTCCCGCACGTGTATCTTTAGAAGCAATTGCTGCTGTTGCCTTACCACTTGCACTTTTCTATCCAATTGGTGGTCTAGCTGTTAGTGCATTTATGCTAAAACAAAGAATAAATTATTTCAGTGCAATTGAAATAAAAGATAGAGAACAAGAGTATAAAGATTTATTTAATAAAAGTGCTTCATATAGTTTCATAATTGATCCGGAATCCGGTAAGTTTTTCAACGTGAATCAAGCTGCGATTGATAAATACGGGTACTCATATGAAGAATTTACAAATCTATCAATTTACGATGTTAACTTACTTGGAAGAGAAGATTTAGATAAACTAAGAGACAAAAAGGATAAAGAGAACTCTGGATATTTTAGAGTTAAACATATCCTTAAAAATAAGGAAATTATGGATGTTGAAGTTAGAAGTGTATATTTAACTTTAGAAGGACAAGTATATACTTATGCAACTGTTACCGATATAACAGATAGGATTCAACATGAAGCTAAATATCAAGATGTAAATGTTAAGTTAGAAACAACACTACACAGTGTTTCTGAAGGAATCATTTCAACTAACGAATACGGTGAGATTGAAATAATAAATGATATCGCAAAAGACTATTTATCAGTATCAAGTAAAGTAATTGGTAAATCAATTACTGATGTTGTAAAAATATATTCAAAAGATCATAATTTAGATTTTGGACAAATATTCAATAGTACAATTAGAAACAATGAATCATTTAAATCAGATAAACCTTATTTATTGATAAATAATAATAATGATTTAAATCTATATGTCGATTTCTCTTTATCACCAATTACGTTTGATGAGGTCATAAGAGGAAGTATTTTAGTATTTAGAGATGTTACAAATCAATTTGAGCAAAACGAGCAAATTCAATTTATCTCTCAGCATGATTATTTAACTGGTTTATTCAATCGTTATTTCCTTGAAGTAGAAATGAAACGATTAGACACTAAAAGACAATTACCAATCTCTATCATCCATGGTGATGTTAATGGTTTAAAACTTACTAATGATGCTTTCGGGCATATTGAAGGAGATAAATTATTAGTTGAAATAAGCGATATCCTTAAAAAGGCAACTAGAAGCGAGGATATCATCGCTAGATGGGGTGGAGACGAGTTCATTATATTACTTCCTCAAACTACAGAAGCGAACGCTAAGAAGGTTTTAGCGCGAATTAGGGACCTTCAAATAAAATCTATGTATGAAATAATGAAACCAAGTATTTCTTTAGGACTTGCGACTAAGACTGATGAGACTCAAGACCTAAGTAATGTACTTATTGAAGCTGAAACTGAAATGTATAATAATAAACAAACGGATGGTAAACATATGCGTCATGAGTTTTTAAGTAATTTAGAAAAACGATTATACAATATTCACCCAGAACTTGGTAAACACGCATTTCAAGTTTCCTCAACAGCAAAGGAATTCGGTGAATACTTAAAATTAGACGAGGATGATTTATCATTACTAATAATTTTCGCAGCATATCACGATATAGGCTGGATTAATATTGGTGAAGAATTACTTCTTAAAACAGATAATATAACTGAGGATGAAAGAGAAATCATTAATTCCCATTGTGAAGTTGGGTTTAGAATAATGAAATCTATTCCTGAACTTTCAGGAATAGCCGAATTAATCATCGCCCATCATGAAAGATGGGATGGAACTGGTTATCCTTTCGGTTTAAAAGGTAAAACTATTCCTTATTTATCGAGAATTCTATCAATTATTGATGCTTATGATATGATGATAAACAATTCTATCTACTCTCCGTTTAGAACTATACCAGAGGCATTAAAAGAATTAGATACCCATAAAGGGACACAGTTTGATCCTGGATTAGTAAAAGAGTTTATAAAATTACATACAAATAAAAAAAAATGA
- the yedZ_3 gene encoding Sulfoxide reductase heme-binding subunit YedZ codes for MSILLPMLITLCAYYFSRFIRTNSIIIFIFALLLSAITILVPNSIVTTFIANGTIGVTFLLIVMFTGALKKGSKIKKQLSSVRNEYAILGFIFITPHAYLYIYESIVNQIPLEIMGILIYILLLPLFVTSFKLIRNNIPTSSWLKLHRLSYFAYLLIFLHSIRVTEFRHIIAYSILFGTYSIIKLNNYFEKHSIIKATAITLVVTTGSIFLITDFDSYLNVPYNIMEGNEFEDGTYIGYSKGFHNSDTVVRVQIENNQIKYVFIEDCGCTPNVDQDKYFDVAFDIANEIKDENRTDIDAISGATKTSIAVNNAVIDALEHALVK; via the coding sequence ATGTCAATTCTTCTCCCGATGTTAATAACATTATGTGCTTATTACTTTAGTAGATTTATACGGACAAATTCAATAATTATATTTATCTTTGCATTATTACTTAGTGCAATTACAATACTAGTTCCTAATTCAATAGTTACAACATTTATTGCGAATGGGACTATAGGTGTTACATTCCTACTAATAGTGATGTTTACTGGTGCTCTTAAGAAAGGGAGTAAAATCAAAAAGCAACTAAGCAGTGTGCGGAATGAATATGCCATATTAGGTTTTATCTTTATTACACCTCATGCTTATTTATATATATATGAATCAATAGTGAATCAAATACCCCTAGAGATAATGGGAATTTTGATTTATATACTACTATTACCTTTATTCGTAACTTCATTCAAATTGATAAGAAACAATATCCCAACATCAAGTTGGTTAAAATTACACCGCTTATCATATTTTGCTTATTTACTTATTTTCTTACATTCTATTAGAGTAACTGAATTTCGGCATATAATAGCGTATTCTATCCTTTTTGGAACATACTCAATTATAAAACTTAACAACTACTTTGAAAAACATAGTATCATTAAAGCCACAGCAATTACTTTGGTAGTGACTACGGGTTCTATATTCCTAATAACTGACTTTGATAGCTATTTAAATGTTCCTTATAACATAATGGAAGGAAATGAATTTGAAGATGGTACATATATTGGATATTCTAAAGGATTTCATAATTCTGATACTGTTGTAAGAGTTCAAATTGAAAACAACCAAATAAAATATGTTTTCATTGAAGATTGTGGTTGTACTCCAAATGTAGACCAAGATAAGTACTTTGATGTAGCATTTGATATTGCAAACGAGATTAAAGATGAGAATAGGACTGATATAGACGCTATAAGTGGTGCAACAAAAACCTCAATAGCTGTTAACAACGCTGTAATAGATGCATTAGAACATGCTTTAGTAAAATAA